One segment of Pandoraea pnomenusa DNA contains the following:
- a CDS encoding transporter: MFADLVHNAYGCDQAGLIYGYRFVDGASPEPIDSDDALAWLAQGERAQGFLWLHFNFAHVACEKWLQQRLTLPGEFYDSLSEGSRSTRIEHSEDWLLAVINDVIFAFDIAQSEISTLRVAANARLLVTGRVKPLRSIDKLRASVKRGDAFRSPLALLVHLLRDQADVLERIVRETSRRVDTVEDRLLQQRIESNRADLGSLRRVLVRLQRLLAPEPAALFRLLSRPPAWGHAEDVQEFRQATEEFAVVLNDLCALLERIKLLQEEIAAMVSERTDRTIYTLTVVTMLALPINIVAGFFGMNVGGIPLSDHPHGFWVLVAIVATGTAAAGWWAFRRRPE, translated from the coding sequence ATGTTCGCTGACCTGGTTCACAACGCTTACGGCTGCGATCAGGCCGGCCTGATCTATGGCTACCGCTTCGTCGATGGCGCGTCGCCCGAGCCGATCGATTCGGACGATGCGCTGGCGTGGCTGGCACAGGGCGAGCGCGCGCAAGGGTTTCTATGGCTGCATTTCAACTTCGCGCATGTGGCGTGCGAGAAGTGGCTGCAACAGCGCCTGACGCTCCCCGGCGAGTTCTACGACAGCCTGAGCGAGGGGTCGCGCTCCACGCGCATTGAACATTCCGAGGACTGGCTGCTGGCCGTCATCAACGATGTGATTTTCGCGTTCGATATCGCGCAGTCCGAAATTTCGACGCTACGTGTGGCGGCCAACGCACGACTGCTGGTGACCGGACGTGTGAAGCCATTGCGCTCGATCGACAAGCTGCGCGCGTCGGTCAAACGCGGCGATGCCTTCCGTTCGCCGCTTGCGCTGCTGGTGCACCTGTTGCGCGACCAGGCCGACGTGCTCGAGCGCATCGTGCGCGAGACGAGCCGCCGGGTCGATACGGTCGAAGACCGCCTGTTGCAGCAGCGCATCGAGAGCAATCGCGCCGATCTGGGCTCGCTGCGCCGGGTGCTCGTTCGGCTGCAACGTCTGCTGGCGCCGGAGCCTGCCGCGCTGTTTCGCCTGCTCAGCCGCCCGCCAGCCTGGGGGCATGCGGAAGACGTGCAGGAGTTTCGCCAGGCGACGGAGGAGTTCGCGGTGGTGCTCAACGATCTCTGCGCATTGCTCGAGCGCATCAAGCTGCTACAGGAAGAGATTGCGGCAATGGTGAGCGAGCGCACGGACCGCACCATCTACACGCTCACGGTCGTGACCATGCTGGCGCTCCCCATCAACATCGTGGCGGGCTTCTTCGGCATGAACGTGGGCGGCATTCCGCTCTCGGATCATCCACACGGCTTCTGGGTGCTCGTGGCGATTGTCGCTACCGGCACCGCAGCCGCAGGCTGGTGGGCGTTTCGCCGCCGTCCCGAGTGA
- the ppk2 gene encoding polyphosphate kinase 2 encodes MTKFDSDAAHTPDDRLVRRLQDDLIDSYDEEIEMEIDDLRLPGLNDLTDAARDDRLHYFRELFRLQGELVKLQDWVIRSRHRLVVIFEGRDAAGKGGAIKRITQRLNPRVCRVAALPAPNDRERTQWYFQRYVQHLPAAGEIVLFDRSWYNRAGVEHVMGFCTQNEYEEFFRSVPEFEKMLVRSGVQIVKYWFSISDEEQEARFMARIQDPLKQWKLSPMDLESRTRWEKYTVAKEVMLERTHIPEAPWWVVQADDKKRARLNCIHHLLAQVPYHDVERSQVVLPERARSDDYMRHPVPPEMIVPEIY; translated from the coding sequence ATGACCAAATTCGATTCCGACGCCGCCCATACGCCCGACGACAGGCTCGTGCGCCGTCTGCAGGACGACCTGATCGACAGCTACGACGAAGAGATCGAGATGGAGATCGACGATCTTCGCCTGCCCGGCCTGAACGACCTGACCGATGCCGCGCGAGACGATCGTCTGCACTATTTCCGCGAACTGTTCCGACTGCAGGGCGAGCTCGTCAAGCTCCAGGACTGGGTGATCCGCAGCCGACACCGTCTGGTCGTGATCTTCGAAGGCCGCGACGCGGCCGGCAAGGGCGGCGCGATCAAACGCATCACCCAGCGCCTGAATCCGCGGGTATGCCGCGTGGCCGCCCTGCCCGCCCCCAACGACCGGGAGCGCACGCAGTGGTACTTCCAGCGCTATGTGCAGCATCTGCCCGCAGCGGGCGAGATCGTGCTGTTCGACCGCAGCTGGTACAACCGCGCGGGCGTGGAGCACGTGATGGGATTCTGCACCCAGAACGAATACGAGGAGTTCTTTCGCTCGGTGCCCGAGTTCGAGAAGATGCTCGTGCGCAGCGGCGTCCAGATCGTCAAGTACTGGTTCTCGATTTCCGATGAAGAGCAGGAAGCGCGCTTCATGGCGCGGATTCAGGACCCGCTCAAGCAATGGAAGCTCAGCCCGATGGATCTCGAGAGCCGTACGCGCTGGGAGAAATACACGGTGGCCAAGGAAGTGATGCTCGAACGCACCCATATTCCCGAAGCCCCCTGGTGGGTCGTGCAGGCCGACGACAAGAAGCGCGCCCGGCTGAACTGCATTCACCACCTGCTCGCTCAGGTGCCGTATCACGACGTCGAGCGCTCGCAGGTGGTGCTGCCCGAGCGCGCACGCAGCGACGACTACATGCGTCACCCCGTTCCGCCCGAGATGATCGTGCCGGAAATCTATTGA
- a CDS encoding ATP-binding protein, producing MNWRRLLRDSLFARMAWLGIAVLLVMHLVWSALVFYQRPRQQVDGFARGLLVAIQSVDQRAVDPGSLAPPHGLRRVPLADAPAFAAEADDARASRLRHELLSRLPAGTQLHLVNERKRGNLWVLLPGHTEWIVIGLDLPPMPPFVRETLGILIGAVLLALLVAWQMQRPIARVAQAARVIARGRRPALLPEQGPHELRDLSHAFNDMAKRLAEAEDNQAIMLAGIAHDLKSPLTRLRLRADLIDNEGSREGFVRDIKSIDHIVQQFLAYARDEADTSPLVSVDAFLREQFPAEDSLFVSHLRAGEAFQLPRTLLDRVMSNLVDNALEHGEPPVRLATWRDGAAGYIEVSDCGAGIAEDQVALAMRPFVRLDASRGGEGHCGLGLALVGRLVEGRGGSVRLDRSPGGGLRVTLCLPIPPGRSGLPVCQGRDAAGARAA from the coding sequence GTGAATTGGCGGCGGTTGCTGCGCGACTCTTTGTTCGCGCGCATGGCATGGCTGGGTATCGCCGTCTTGCTGGTGATGCATCTGGTGTGGAGCGCACTGGTGTTCTACCAGCGTCCTCGCCAGCAGGTCGACGGCTTTGCGCGCGGACTGCTCGTGGCCATTCAGAGCGTGGATCAGCGCGCCGTCGATCCGGGCAGTCTCGCACCGCCGCACGGCTTGCGCCGCGTGCCGTTGGCCGACGCGCCGGCGTTTGCCGCCGAAGCCGACGACGCGCGTGCCTCGCGGCTGCGGCACGAGTTGCTCTCGCGTCTTCCAGCGGGCACGCAGTTGCATCTGGTCAACGAGCGCAAGCGGGGCAATCTGTGGGTGCTGTTGCCCGGGCACACGGAATGGATCGTCATCGGACTCGATCTGCCCCCCATGCCGCCGTTCGTGCGCGAGACGCTCGGCATTCTGATCGGCGCCGTGCTGCTCGCGCTGCTCGTCGCCTGGCAAATGCAGCGGCCCATCGCCCGCGTGGCGCAGGCCGCCCGCGTGATCGCGCGCGGGCGGCGCCCGGCGCTGCTGCCCGAGCAGGGGCCGCACGAACTGCGCGACCTCTCGCACGCGTTCAACGACATGGCCAAGCGCCTGGCCGAAGCGGAGGACAATCAGGCGATCATGCTCGCCGGCATTGCGCACGACCTGAAGTCGCCGCTCACGCGACTGCGTCTGCGCGCCGACCTGATCGACAACGAAGGCTCGCGCGAAGGTTTCGTGCGCGACATCAAGTCCATCGATCACATCGTGCAGCAATTCCTCGCGTATGCCCGCGACGAGGCCGACACGAGCCCGCTCGTAAGCGTCGACGCGTTCCTGCGCGAGCAATTCCCGGCGGAGGATTCGCTGTTCGTTTCTCACCTGCGCGCGGGCGAAGCGTTTCAGCTTCCGCGCACGTTGCTCGATCGCGTGATGTCGAATCTCGTGGACAACGCGCTGGAGCATGGCGAGCCGCCGGTGCGGCTGGCAACGTGGCGCGACGGCGCGGCGGGGTACATCGAAGTGAGCGACTGCGGCGCGGGGATCGCCGAGGATCAGGTGGCGCTGGCGATGCGGCCGTTCGTGCGGCTCGATGCGTCGCGCGGCGGCGAGGGACACTGCGGGCTCGGCCTGGCGCTCGTCGGCCGTCTGGTGGAAGGGCGCGGGGGGAGTGTTCGGCTGGACCGGTCGCCGGGCGGTGGCTTGCGCGTGACGCTGTGCCTGCCCATCCCGCCCGGGCGCTCCGGACTCCCGGTATGCCAGGGGCGGGACGCGGCAGGCGCGCGGGCCGCCTGA
- a CDS encoding helix-turn-helix domain-containing protein yields MVSRARPRTGTAPADAAPAQAPTLLRRLLRAKDRMDAASHEAWPVRRLAAVSGTSEAHFARSFKQAFGLPPHRYLLTRRIEQANTLLRDTDLSITDIALATGWESVGTFGRIFRAITGHTPGSARVAARQAGNELDRVPACVLKAAQRPDLNIAVLEKRRRMRDGKVDTSTKERS; encoded by the coding sequence ATGGTCTCACGCGCACGCCCCCGCACCGGCACGGCGCCCGCAGACGCCGCGCCGGCGCAAGCCCCGACCCTGCTGCGCCGCCTCCTGCGCGCGAAGGACCGCATGGACGCCGCCTCGCACGAAGCCTGGCCGGTTCGGCGCCTTGCCGCGGTGAGCGGCACGTCCGAGGCGCATTTCGCGCGCTCGTTCAAGCAGGCCTTCGGCCTGCCTCCGCATCGCTACCTGCTCACGCGCCGCATCGAGCAGGCGAACACCCTGCTGCGCGACACCGACCTGAGCATCACCGACATTGCGCTGGCCACCGGCTGGGAAAGCGTGGGCACGTTCGGCCGCATCTTCCGCGCCATTACCGGGCACACGCCCGGCAGCGCTCGCGTGGCGGCGCGGCAGGCGGGAAACGAACTCGATCGCGTGCCGGCCTGCGTGCTGAAAGCGGCGCAACGCCCCGATCTCAACATCGCAGTTTTGGAGAAGCGCCGTCGCATGCGCGACGGTAAAGTCGACACATCAACCAAGGAGCGCTCATGA
- a CDS encoding acetylornithine transaminase produces MSLAPPSATPAPATSKPARSAKFSEFATGALLPITTRPDLVFTHGKGGWLYDHEGKRYLDFIQGWAVNSLGHCHPVMRDALATQGSLLLNPSPAYYNVPMIELADLLARLSGLGKVFFANSGAEANESAIKLARKWGQLHPNAAGGARYEIITFKNAFHGRTLATMSASGKPGWDTIFAPQVPGFPKAELNDIASVEALIGPDTVAVMLEPIQGEAGVVPATDAFMKALRELTTARGLLLIVDEVQTGCGRTGTMFAHQQAGVVPDIMTLGKGIGGGVPLAAMLCGDAFAVFQPGDQGGTYNGNPLMCAVGLAVMRTVAAPGFLEFVRAQADYLSAGLQHLSSRYGGQGERGAGLLRALMLGREIGPQLVEAARDMAPDGLLLNSPRPGLLRFMPALNVSRDEIDQMLSMLDSLLARHA; encoded by the coding sequence ATGTCGCTTGCCCCCCCGTCCGCCACCCCCGCCCCCGCCACGTCCAAACCGGCGCGCAGCGCGAAGTTCTCCGAGTTCGCCACCGGCGCGCTGCTCCCCATCACGACGCGCCCCGATCTCGTGTTCACGCACGGCAAGGGGGGCTGGCTTTACGATCACGAAGGCAAGCGATACCTGGATTTCATCCAGGGCTGGGCCGTGAACAGCCTCGGTCACTGCCATCCGGTGATGCGCGACGCGCTCGCCACGCAAGGCTCATTGCTGCTCAATCCAAGCCCCGCGTATTACAACGTGCCGATGATCGAACTGGCCGATCTGCTCGCACGGCTCTCCGGACTCGGCAAGGTGTTCTTCGCCAACAGCGGTGCCGAGGCGAACGAGAGCGCCATCAAGCTCGCGCGCAAGTGGGGGCAACTGCACCCGAACGCCGCGGGCGGTGCGCGCTACGAGATCATCACGTTCAAGAACGCTTTTCATGGCCGCACGCTGGCCACCATGTCGGCCAGCGGCAAGCCAGGGTGGGACACGATCTTCGCGCCGCAGGTGCCGGGCTTCCCGAAGGCGGAGCTCAACGATATCGCCTCGGTCGAAGCCCTCATCGGCCCCGACACCGTTGCCGTGATGCTCGAACCCATTCAGGGTGAAGCGGGGGTGGTGCCGGCGACCGACGCCTTCATGAAGGCGCTGCGCGAACTCACCACCGCGCGCGGCCTGTTGCTGATCGTCGACGAAGTCCAGACCGGATGCGGACGCACGGGGACGATGTTCGCGCATCAGCAGGCCGGCGTGGTGCCCGACATCATGACGCTCGGCAAGGGCATCGGCGGCGGCGTGCCGCTCGCGGCCATGCTGTGCGGCGACGCATTCGCGGTGTTCCAGCCCGGCGACCAGGGCGGGACGTACAACGGCAACCCGCTCATGTGCGCCGTCGGCCTCGCGGTCATGCGCACCGTCGCCGCACCGGGTTTTCTCGAATTCGTGCGAGCGCAGGCGGACTATCTGAGCGCCGGGCTGCAACATCTGTCCTCGCGCTACGGCGGCCAGGGCGAGCGCGGCGCCGGTCTGTTGCGCGCGCTGATGCTCGGGCGCGAGATCGGTCCGCAACTGGTCGAGGCCGCGCGCGACATGGCCCCGGACGGCCTGCTGCTGAACTCGCCGCGCCCCGGGCTGCTGCGTTTCATGCCCGCGCTGAACGTGAGCCGCGACGAGATCGATCAGATGCTCTCGATGCTCGATTCGCTGCTCGCCAGGCACGCCTGA
- a CDS encoding response regulator, translating to MSLHVLLVDDDPVVRDLLRELLHANGMQVSVLHDGASLLRRLELERPSVILLDIMMPERDGLRALQDLRAAGEDIPVIMLSARGGPLDRALGLELGADDYLAKPFDPRELLARIHAVLRRRGPVAASAPDARAPYRFGPFELDYGLRTLQREGERLPLRDTEFAMLKAFTHHPMQVLPRVKLHAMLYGDGIAFRDRSLDVPVWRLRRLIEADPSAPRYIQTIRGKGYVFVPGGELAEDATSEAGERSGGAQGTGGAGGVDDRGAAGGVALAPAAANLGAMRAWRESAA from the coding sequence ATGAGTCTGCATGTTCTTCTGGTCGACGACGATCCGGTCGTACGCGACCTGTTGCGCGAATTGTTGCATGCCAACGGCATGCAGGTCTCGGTGCTGCACGACGGCGCGTCGTTGCTGCGCCGCCTCGAACTCGAGCGCCCGTCGGTGATTCTGCTCGACATCATGATGCCGGAGCGCGACGGCCTGCGCGCGCTCCAGGACCTGAGAGCCGCCGGCGAGGACATCCCGGTCATCATGCTGTCCGCGCGCGGCGGGCCGCTCGACCGGGCGCTCGGGCTCGAGCTGGGGGCCGACGACTATCTGGCCAAGCCGTTCGATCCGCGCGAACTGCTCGCCCGCATTCACGCCGTGCTGCGCCGCCGGGGGCCCGTGGCGGCGAGCGCACCCGATGCACGCGCGCCGTATCGCTTCGGGCCGTTCGAGCTCGATTACGGGCTGCGCACGTTGCAGCGCGAGGGCGAGCGGCTGCCGCTGCGCGACACCGAGTTCGCCATGCTCAAGGCATTCACGCACCACCCGATGCAGGTGCTGCCGCGTGTGAAGCTGCACGCCATGCTGTACGGCGACGGCATTGCGTTTCGCGACCGGAGCCTGGACGTGCCGGTGTGGCGCCTGCGGCGTCTCATCGAAGCCGACCCGTCGGCGCCGCGCTACATCCAGACGATTCGCGGCAAGGGGTACGTGTTCGTGCCGGGTGGTGAGTTGGCCGAGGACGCGACGTCCGAGGCGGGCGAGCGCTCCGGTGGTGCGCAAGGCACGGGCGGTGCGGGTGGCGTGGACGATCGCGGTGCCGCCGGCGGCGTGGCGCTTGCGCCAGCCGCGGCGAACCTTGGCGCCATGCGCGCATGGCGGGAGTCGGCGGCGTGA
- a CDS encoding CDP-6-deoxy-delta-3,4-glucoseen reductase, with product MAYNVTLVPSGREFQVEDGEAVLSAALRQGIGLPYGCKNGGCGSCKAKLVEGAVEHGAHSSSALSKDEETRGFALLCCAHAKSDLVVESREVKGIGDIPVKRLPCRVNALERRADDVMVMRLQLPANERFQYLAGQYIEFILKDGRRRSYSMATAPHEEGFMELHLRHMPGGVFTDHVFEHMKVREILRFEGPLGTFFLREESDKPIVLLASGTGFAPIKAIVEHAVHKGLTRPMTLYWGARRLKDIYMRELAEQWAREIPGFRFVPVLSEAAPEDQWQGRTGFVHRAVAEDLPDMSGYEVYACGAPVMVESARRDFVAHHRLPEDAFFADAFTTEADNPGGGQ from the coding sequence ATGGCTTACAACGTTACCCTCGTGCCGAGCGGGCGCGAGTTCCAGGTCGAAGACGGCGAGGCCGTGCTTTCCGCGGCGCTGCGTCAGGGCATCGGGCTGCCTTACGGCTGCAAGAACGGCGGTTGCGGGTCGTGCAAGGCCAAGCTCGTCGAGGGCGCCGTCGAGCATGGTGCGCATTCGAGCTCCGCCTTGTCGAAGGACGAGGAAACACGCGGCTTCGCGCTGCTGTGCTGCGCGCATGCCAAGAGCGATCTCGTCGTGGAATCGCGCGAGGTCAAGGGCATCGGCGATATCCCGGTCAAGCGCCTGCCGTGCCGCGTGAATGCGCTGGAGCGCCGCGCCGACGACGTGATGGTCATGCGCCTGCAACTGCCCGCCAACGAGCGGTTCCAGTACCTTGCCGGCCAGTACATCGAATTCATCCTGAAGGACGGCAGGCGCCGCAGCTACTCGATGGCCACCGCGCCCCACGAGGAAGGCTTCATGGAACTGCACCTGCGCCACATGCCCGGCGGGGTGTTCACGGACCACGTGTTCGAGCACATGAAGGTGCGCGAGATCCTGCGCTTCGAAGGCCCGCTGGGGACATTCTTCCTGCGCGAGGAGTCGGACAAGCCGATCGTGCTGCTCGCCTCTGGCACCGGCTTCGCGCCGATCAAGGCCATCGTCGAGCATGCCGTTCACAAGGGGCTCACGCGGCCGATGACGCTCTACTGGGGCGCGCGTCGGTTGAAAGACATCTACATGCGCGAACTCGCCGAGCAGTGGGCGCGCGAGATCCCGGGTTTCAGGTTCGTGCCCGTGCTCTCCGAGGCCGCGCCAGAAGACCAGTGGCAAGGCCGCACGGGCTTCGTGCACCGCGCCGTGGCCGAAGACCTGCCCGATATGTCGGGCTACGAGGTATATGCCTGCGGCGCGCCGGTGATGGTCGAGTCGGCACGCCGCGACTTCGTCGCCCACCACCGGCTGCCGGAAGACGCCTTCTTCGCCGACGCCTTCACCACCGAGGCCGACAATCCGGGCGGCGGTCAGTGA
- a CDS encoding putative bifunctional diguanylate cyclase/phosphodiesterase, translating to MKCPPVSPMETERLAALAEYGLGSDRPLPSLDAVVQIAARMFDVPVAAVNMVGDDHVFFAAATGFGCENVDMSRDASFCAHAILQDGVMVVPDTHADERFHDNPLVTGATSVRFYAGVPLLSVGGHALGAICILDTQPNPHFSGVDRERLRELAKMASDRLELRRVELFIERDRHTFAEPERCSPTAMIRFSATGEILDWNQAAASLYGYDVAEGRGRAVLSLVSDQGRGPLYDHFEQAVLAGTVDGMTMPENLFGLRKDGTEFPMSVSLFCWRENGVPTFNAHVHDLGVARRKADADRRLASTDALTGVANRARFYRDTEAASVCRNGAAVVILDLDGFKDVNDTLGHAVGDAILREVARRLCRSVRPIDTVARVGADEFGLLLPGVSTAVEARRLADVAAAAVAEPMVVDGFDVRVTACCGIAVKPLHAMEALRLISNADLALSGAKRHGPGQVFVYVDALRAEAVERRVYNIELHRAVSDGEFVLFYQPQVDLRDGSLTGAEALIRWRHPQRGLLSPAAFLPALERGPLAATVGAWVIDEACSQAAFWRRQGAPQFRMGVNLFGLQFRVGNIVNDVMAALDRHGLPPHALELEVTEGIVLEDDGVLHALQRLRGHGVGIAFDDFGTGYASISQLRRYPLSRIKIDRSFVQAMMDAERDASVVRALVDMTRSFDLRTIAEGVETVAQRDTLRRLGCDEGQGYLFGMPMPAREFGETFGVGQGPERRWSFA from the coding sequence ATGAAGTGTCCCCCTGTATCGCCGATGGAAACCGAGAGACTCGCGGCGCTGGCTGAATACGGTCTGGGAAGTGACCGTCCGCTGCCGAGTCTCGATGCCGTTGTCCAGATCGCCGCGCGCATGTTCGACGTGCCGGTGGCCGCGGTCAACATGGTTGGCGATGATCACGTGTTCTTTGCCGCGGCCACGGGGTTTGGTTGCGAGAATGTCGACATGAGTCGCGACGCCTCGTTCTGCGCACACGCGATTCTCCAGGACGGCGTGATGGTCGTGCCGGACACGCACGCCGACGAGCGTTTCCACGACAATCCGCTCGTCACCGGCGCCACGAGCGTTCGGTTTTACGCCGGCGTGCCGCTGCTGTCGGTCGGCGGTCATGCGCTCGGGGCGATCTGCATCCTGGACACGCAACCGAACCCGCACTTCTCCGGCGTGGATCGCGAGCGCCTGCGCGAACTGGCGAAGATGGCGTCCGATCGTCTCGAACTGCGCCGCGTCGAATTGTTCATCGAGCGCGACCGGCACACGTTCGCCGAGCCCGAGCGTTGTTCGCCGACGGCCATGATCCGCTTCAGTGCCACCGGTGAAATCCTCGACTGGAACCAGGCCGCTGCCTCGCTCTATGGCTACGACGTGGCCGAGGGCCGCGGGCGCGCTGTCCTGTCGCTTGTCTCCGATCAAGGGCGAGGGCCGCTGTACGACCACTTCGAACAGGCTGTGCTCGCGGGCACGGTCGACGGCATGACCATGCCGGAAAATCTGTTCGGATTGCGTAAGGACGGTACCGAGTTCCCAATGAGCGTCTCGCTGTTTTGCTGGCGAGAGAACGGCGTGCCGACGTTCAATGCCCACGTGCACGACCTGGGCGTGGCGCGGCGCAAGGCGGACGCGGACCGGCGTCTGGCAAGCACCGATGCGCTTACGGGTGTGGCGAATCGCGCGCGCTTCTATCGCGACACGGAGGCGGCATCGGTGTGCCGCAACGGCGCCGCCGTGGTGATCCTCGATCTCGACGGCTTCAAGGACGTCAACGACACGCTCGGCCACGCGGTGGGCGACGCTATCCTGCGCGAAGTCGCGCGGCGCCTGTGTCGCAGCGTTCGGCCGATCGATACGGTCGCGCGCGTGGGCGCCGATGAGTTCGGGCTGTTGTTGCCCGGGGTCAGTACGGCCGTCGAAGCGCGGCGTCTTGCGGACGTGGCGGCTGCCGCGGTGGCCGAGCCGATGGTCGTCGACGGTTTCGACGTGCGGGTCACGGCATGCTGCGGCATCGCGGTCAAGCCCTTGCATGCCATGGAGGCGTTGCGCCTGATCAGCAATGCCGACCTGGCACTCTCGGGCGCCAAACGGCACGGCCCGGGCCAGGTCTTCGTCTATGTCGACGCGCTGCGCGCGGAGGCCGTCGAGCGCCGCGTCTACAACATCGAACTGCACCGCGCGGTCAGCGACGGCGAGTTCGTGTTGTTCTACCAGCCGCAGGTGGATTTGCGCGATGGCTCGCTCACCGGCGCCGAAGCGTTGATTCGCTGGCGACACCCGCAGCGCGGCCTGCTCTCGCCTGCGGCGTTCCTGCCGGCGCTCGAACGCGGGCCGCTCGCGGCCACCGTCGGCGCGTGGGTGATCGACGAGGCATGCTCGCAGGCCGCGTTCTGGCGCCGCCAGGGCGCGCCGCAGTTCCGAATGGGGGTGAACCTGTTCGGCTTGCAGTTTCGCGTGGGGAACATCGTCAACGATGTGATGGCGGCGCTGGACCGGCATGGATTGCCGCCCCACGCACTCGAGCTGGAAGTCACCGAGGGCATCGTGCTCGAAGACGATGGGGTGCTTCACGCGTTACAGCGCCTTCGCGGGCACGGCGTGGGGATTGCCTTCGACGACTTCGGAACGGGGTATGCCTCGATCAGCCAGCTCAGACGCTATCCGCTCAGCCGAATCAAGATCGACCGGTCGTTCGTGCAGGCCATGATGGACGCCGAGCGCGATGCGTCGGTCGTTCGCGCCCTCGTGGACATGACGCGCAGCTTCGACCTGCGCACGATCGCCGAAGGCGTGGAAACCGTGGCGCAACGCGACACGTTGCGCCGGCTCGGATGCGACGAGGGGCAGGGGTACCTGTTCGGCATGCCCATGCCCGCGCGTGAGTTCGGCGAGACGTTCGGCGTCGGACAGGGGCCCGAGCGCCGGTGGAGCTTCGCATGA
- a CDS encoding VOC family protein, translating to MNSGIGVVGLYVDDQDTALAFYVDKLGFRVHTDVRNGPYRWLTVQHPDQPSFQLGLFRPGPPIHDDATARALDAMVAKGAMPPLVMYVDDCRESYNRMKASGVEFTQAPVDRYGSVDAGFRDPAGNGWKMIQGAKSAA from the coding sequence ATGAACTCAGGCATCGGTGTGGTGGGACTTTACGTCGACGATCAGGATACGGCCCTCGCGTTTTACGTCGACAAACTCGGCTTTCGCGTTCATACGGACGTGCGCAATGGCCCCTATCGGTGGCTGACGGTGCAACACCCGGATCAGCCGTCGTTCCAGCTCGGGCTGTTCCGGCCCGGCCCCCCCATTCACGACGACGCGACGGCGCGCGCACTCGACGCGATGGTGGCCAAGGGTGCGATGCCGCCGCTCGTGATGTACGTGGACGACTGCCGCGAGAGCTACAACCGGATGAAGGCGAGCGGCGTGGAATTCACGCAGGCGCCAGTCGACCGATACGGCAGCGTCGACGCCGGCTTCCGGGACCCGGCCGGCAACGGCTGGAAGATGATCCAGGGGGCGAAATCGGCCGCGTGA